From Gammaproteobacteria bacterium:
AGACACGGCCCCTGATTCGAGATTTTTCGAAGCTATCTCCTCTTTACCCCGCGCATTAGCCGCAGTCGACTACCTGTTCAAGGGCCTGACATTCATGCGGGCGATCAGGAAGGCGCGCATACCCGTTTACAAAAACGTGTACGGCCTCCGTGCCGAAGGGGACGAGTCACTAGAGTCGGTATGTTTTAACCTGACTCGGAGTAGAGCGGGTAACCGGATCAAGGTTAAAATCGAAGCCGATACCCTGATGTTACACCAGGGTGTGATCTCCAATATACGCCTGCCCCTTGCTGCAGGTTGCAACCTGGTATGGGATGCGCTACAGCAAAACTGGAAGGTCAGAAAGGATAAGTGGGGCCAGACAAGTGTCAAACAAGTCATGGTTGCAGGTGATTGCGCCGGTGTCGTCGGCGCCCGGGCGGCCGAGTTACAGGGCAGGCTTTGCGCATTGCAGCTTGGCTATGAACTGCGTGCAATCGGTCCGGGACAGCGCGATAGATCGGCGCAGCAGCTTAACCGGTCGCTGAACCGGCATCTCTCGATCCGGACTTTTATCGATAAGCTTTATGCACCAGGCAGGGCCTATCAGCTACCGGACGATGAGACACTGGTGTGCCGCTGTGAAGAGGTAAATGCCGGCCAGGTGCGCCAGGCTGTGCGTATGGGATGCGTAGGACCCAACCAGGTCAAGGCTTTCACCCGTTGCGGCATGGGCCCATGCCAGGGCTGCCTGTGCGGCAGCACGGTCGCGGCGCTGGTGGCCGATGAAACCGGCGCATCGATGGAGCAAGTCGGGTATTTCAGGGTACGTCCACCCTTTAAGCCAATCACGCTGGGCGAACTTGCAAACACCTAGACAGACGTGACACCGCCCGCTTGGCGCGTGGCGGCATGATACAGGCAGGTATTGGGGTCGCAGATGTGTTGCTTCAGAGCGAGCAGTTTGCGAGGCCGTTGATCCAGCTGGCTAACAGGCTAACCCCTAAGTTATCGATCAGATTTGACCCCAGTGGTGGCATGCCGTGGCTGTCGCGCCGACTGGCCCTGGAAATGACTAACGAGCGTGCAGCGTCACCGGGTGCGATCAGGCGTGCGTTGCTAATGCCGAGATCGCCTTCAAGCGGTATGGCATCGCAGGTATTGGTATTGGAAAACAGCGTGGTATAGCGTAAGTCCATGGTGGATGGAGTTGGTCCACCGGGGCGATGACATTGCGCACAATTGGTATGCAGGTAAGCGCGAGCCCGATCAGCGATATTGGCCGCGGAATCGGTTGGCGAAGTTAGCGCGGGTAAATTTTGCACCGGGGCCGGTAACGGCGTCGTAAACATCAAAACATGATCGATCGTTTCCAGCTGGTTTGCGGTACGACCACTCGAGGGATAGGTGAATACGCGGTTAAGCTGCGCGGTCTCGGGACCCAGCGCGAAGCCTGCGCTGCTGGTATGGCACTCGAGACACTGACTTTCCGACGGAAAAATCCAGTCCTGGCCGTTACTGAGGACTGTCTTACCCCCCTTAACGCGCGTGGCCTCAGTTTGCTGTGGATTCCACTCATAGGTGTAACCGGCCCATACTCCGTCGGGGTGCCGCATCAAATGACGTGTCTCGACCAGGTTGCCATTGAGGCGGAAGTTTTTGACTATCACGGTACCGTTCGGAAATTCCCAGTCGTCCTCCGCATTGCGCGTTATCGTGGTGCCATTGGGCAGGCCAATGTAGCGCTCCTTCTGCGCGTCATCGGACCAAAATGGCGCGTTAATATCGTAAGGTAACAAGCCGGCATAAGGCTGGGTTATATCGACGGGATCGGTGCAACCGGTATTTGAAAGCAGGTCAGGTATCGTGTCGGGTGTCGGCGGCCCGGCCGGCACCAGCTTGCGCAAACGGCTATTGTTGATGTCGGTAAAATAAAGCTCGCCGCTTTGGTCGGCGCCGAAAGAGGTCGGGCCAAAATTCGTGTCTATCAGTTGATCGTTACTGTAACCCCCCTGTCCATCAGATTGCAGGGCCCAGATTCGACCCGATCCATAGTCGGCAAATATATAGCGCCCGACCAGTTCAGGGATTACCGAACCGCGATACACCTGCCCACCCGTAATCGAGTTACCCAGGCTGTGTGAATACTCCGATACGGGATCTATCAGGCCGCTGCCGCAACCTGAGGTATTAAAGTTGTGTGCGCCCTCGCGACAACGCCATCCGTAGTTACCGCCCAGTTCGATGGTATCGACTTCTTCGTAGGAACCTTGTCCGACATCGGCAAGCCAGAGTTCATTGGTATCGGTGTCGAAACTCCAACGCCAAGGGTTGCGTAAACCCCAGGCGTAAATTTCGGGGCAGGCGCTCGCATTTAAACCGGGCCCACATTTAGGATTCGCCGCGAAGGGATTATCGGCTGGAATAACGTAGGGATTGCCGGGAAAAGAAACCCCGGGTCCAAGGACATCGATACGTAGCATTGAGCCGAGCAAGTGCGAGGTGTTCTGCGCGCGATTGTTCGGGTCACCGCCGCTGCCCCCGTCGCCAAGCCCGATGTACAGGTAACCGTCGGCACCAAATGCAATGTCGCCGCCATTGTGATTATCGAAATCCTGGTCGACCCGGAGAATGACCTGTTCTACCGTACCCGCGCCCGGGTTCACCATGTTATCCAGGATAAATCGCGAGATCACCGAGCGCATCGCCGGGCCGCTATGATCGATGGTATAGGATAGAAAAATTTCCGGTGTCGTCGGGTAATCGGGATGAAACGCCATGCCAAGCAATCCGCCCTCGGACTGGGTTCGCACCACCCCCGATAAATCGAGATAGGTTGAAACGGCCGTGGCCGTGTCAGGATCGAAGGTAACTAGTTGCCCCGATTTACGCAGTACGAACCAACGGGGATCAGCCACGGGTTCCAGTATCATCTTGGTGGGTTGAGCAATATTGGGCAGGTTTGGAAACGGATCGATAACTGCAACGCTGGCATCCATGGTGGGTCGGGCAGGCGCGATACAAGTCTGGTTGTCGGGTCGATTATCGATCCCGGGTAATCCGCCGTTGAAATCATCATTAGTAATCGTGCCGACGGCGCTCGCCTGTGAAATTTGGGCTTCGTTCGGCGACGATAATGTCACCGTCAAGGTTTCACTCGCTTCGACGTCGGTATCACCCTGGATCGTAACGCTTATGGTTTGCAGGGTATCGCCCGCTGCAAATTGAATACTTCCGATCGACGCCTGGTAATCAATTCCGGCAGTTGCGGAACCATCCGATGTACTGTATTCAACCGTAACGGTTTCAGATGAGCTTTTTGACAGCGTTACCACAAACGTCATGCTTGCTGTGCCTGTGTCGCCTTCGGTGGCATCAGCGTTAGCAATGGATAGCGACGGCAATTCAACATCCGGTGATTCATCGTCAGAGCCGCCACTAGAACTACAGGCGCTGATCGTCAAAGCCATTAACAGAACAATGGCAACCATTAACGGTTTTTGATCCGAAGCCAGGGACGTTCGATCGCGCATGTTTCAAATTATAAACTAATTGGGCCTGGCAGCCTGTTAAATAGTTGGGTTGCAAATACGGCAAACAGAAATTTATTGGCAGTTGAAAAGCGAACATGCCACACTGATTCGCTATGGAGAGCACGGTAAACCTTCCGGTATGGCTGTTTATCCTGTTGCTGGTAACAGCCCTGCTGCTGGTGCTGGACCGAATCCTGCTGCCGGGGTTTCGCTGGTATTTACGGCGCCGCGTTAACCGGGTTATCGAAGAAGTTAACGCCCGGCTTGATATCGAGATCAGGCCTTTCCAGCTCACCCGCAAACAGGCGCTGGTCGATCAACTGGTGTTTGACGACAAGGTCGTCGCGGCGATGAAGGAATACGCGGCCGAGCACAGCATGCCGAAAGAAGTCGTGCAGGCCAAGGTTTTCCGGTATGCCAACGAGATTGCGCCGTCGTTTAACGCCTACATTTACTTTCGTTTTGGCTACTGGCTTGCCAAGACCCTGGGACGAATGCTTTACCGGGTGCGGGTCGGGTTTTACGACGACCGCAAACTTTCACAGGTCGATCCCAACGCAAGCGTCGTTTTCGTCATGAACCATCGCAGCAACATGGATTACGTGTTGGTGTCATTTCTCGTTGCCGAAAAAACTGCGCTCTCCTACGCAGTCGGGGAGTGGGCCAGGATCTGGCCGTTGCAATCCCTGCTTAAATCGATGGGTGCGTTTTTTGTGCGTCGTAACTCTCGCAATGTGCTGTATCGACGGGTGCTGGAACGCTACGTCAATCTCGCGACACGTGCCGGCGTTTGCCAGGCAGTGTTCCTCGAGGGCGGATTGACGCGAGACGGATTGCTGCGCCAGCCGAAGCAGGGATTTCTCGATTACATGCTGCGCGACTATCGTCCCGGCAGTGATCGCGATGTTGTTTTGGTGCCCGTGGGCATTAACTACGATCGTGTGCTGGAAGACATGAGCCTGGTACGAAAACTCGATCCGGAGGCTGAAACCAGGAGCCCCTGGTTTGTCATTAAAACGAGTTTAAAATTTGGATTGAAAACACTTTTGATGAGCCGCAAAAAACGCTGGCTAAGGTTCGGCTATGCCGGTGTCAATTTCGGTAAGCCGGTATCGGTTTTTGAGTATTGCCAACAGCACAACATCAATCTGTCTGAAATCGACCAGGCCAGGCGTTATCAATACATCGAAGCGCTCAGTCATCAGTTGATGGATGAAATTGCCAATGTGGTGCCGGTGTTACCGGTAGCGCTAATGAGTGAAGTTGTACTTGCCAACCAGTCTGACTCGCTCAGCGAACTGGGGGCAAAGACACTAGCCGTTACGCGCATCGAGGAACTGCATGCCCAGGGAGCCCCGATAAGAATTTCGACTAACACTTGCGAGGACGTATTGACGGCGGCGCTTTTGATGCTGGAGGGACGCGGATTTATCGAGCGTAGGGATGGTCTTATTCGACCGAGAGCGGAAGCGCTGGACCTATTGAATTACTATGCAAATTCAATCGACCAGTGGCAAACCGGGACATCGTCTCGAGTTGAATCTTGATTTAGAGCCCGCTAGCCGCGATCGCGTCGCAAGTGGTTATATGGATTTTCCGAACCTTTAGCGACCAACGCGGTTCTCAATCGGCGGTAGCGCAAGAAGAAAGTCGATCAGTGCTTCGCGGTCTTCCGCTGTTAAATTTCGGATTTCTTCGATCACTTTATCCATCGAGCCGGCGGTATACTCGCCGTCTGGAAGCTCACCGAATTTCAAAAACTCCTGTATCGCGGCCCGATCCCAATCTCCGATGCCGGTGCCCTTGTGGGGTGTTATGTTGGGTACCAGTTCGTCTTCTGGACCGTGTGCGTTACCTGCATATGCGAGGTTCTGTTGTAACGCACCAAACAGGTTACGGGGTGTATGACATTCGCTGCAATGACCCAGGGCTTCGGCAAGGTATGCGCCTCGATTCCATTGCGCGCTTCGTTCGGCATGTTGCTGGAATTTACCGGGATTGAAGAACAGCCATTTCCAGGCCTTTGCAGCAAACCGCCAACGCAGAAACCAGGCCAATTCGTGGGCGCGATTAGGCTGCACCGATGCCGGCAGCGACAGGATGTAGGCGTACAGGGCACGTACGTCCTCGACCGTCATGCGCGTATATGACGTGTAGGGGAATGCTGGGTAGTAGTCATAGCCCTCTGGTGATACGCCGTGATGTAGTGCGCGCTGGAAATCGTCGGCGTTCCAGTCGCCGATACCCGCAGTCTTGTGTGCGGTTATGTTGGGGGAATAGAAGGTGCCAAAAGGCGTCTCTAACGCCCGCCCACCGGCTAAAGGCTCGCCGTTTTCCGCCGTATGGCAATGACGGCAGCCACTGATCTGTAGCACGTATTCCCCGCGCGCAAGCAATGGGTCATCGGCCGGGGTTTGCGCGCCAGCACCGCATGGCAATGCCACGATGAGCATACTCAACGTGGCGAGTAAACGCGGTTTCAGGATCATGAATGCATCATAGGCAGCAGGCAATCGAATCGTCAACGAGCAGATATTCGTTGGGAAAATGCTGTGGGATTGTAAGGAAGCCCCTGAGCTTGCCGAAGTTCCAACCGATGGTGGTCGTTTGCACTGAAGCCCGGTGCCGCAGTTGGGTCACCGGGTTCTTTAATCTTCTCGAGTTGAATTCCGCCAGGCAGATCGTGGTCTTTATTGCATCTCGCGAAATTCGTCGTGACATCCCTTGCAGGATTTGCCAACTGGGCCGATTTTGGTCTTTAGCGCATCGATGCCGTTACCGGCTGCAGCGGCAAGCTCATTCACCGCCGTGGCGTATTTTTTACCATATTTACCAATCTCCGGATAAGTCGTCCAAATTTTCGGCAGGGCGGTGGTATCACCCATGTAATTGTCGATATCCGAGCCCTTTGGCCAATGGCGGCTGGCGTCGAGGTCAAGCAGGAGTTTCAGATTTCCAGCCAGTTTATTGGCCATGGCCGCGTCATAATCTATCTTGCCCTTCGCCATCGCGAACAGCGGCCCGACATTAAAGGCGCGCAACTGCATCTCACCCTGGCGTGCCTTGATTGCATTTTTAAGTGGATCATTCGCAGTGTAGCCGGGTGCGGCAAGCGTTAAGCCAATGAGCAGAAAAAAGAGTCTGGAAGCGGTTCTCATGATGGTTCTCCGTGGTTGTCCTGGTTACGGCTTGGTCGGGGGATTATATATGTTAATAAAATTACATCAAATTACTCATAATTGCGCTATAGTGCTGCAATTATGCAGCACATCAACTGGGACAATCTGCGCTATGTGCTGATGGTTGCCAACAAGGGATCGATCGCCGCGGCCGCGCGTGAGCTCGAAGTTAACCGCACTACGGTACTGCGGCGCATCAACCTGTTCCAGGAAAATCTCAATTGCCGTATTTTTGAACGTGGTGAATCGGGTTATGTTTTGACCCCGGAAGCGGAGAAAATGATCAATGCCGCGCGCGAAGTCGAGGACACGCTATTTACCATGCAACGCCAGATTGCCGGGCACGAGCTTAAACTCGAGGGCGAACTGCGGGTCACGACGACCGACTCGTTCATGGTATCAGTGCTGGGCCCCCACCTCGCGACATTCAACCAAGAATACCCACACATCGTCGTCGATTTACTGGTGACCAATAGTATTCTTGATCTCAATCGGCGCGATGCCGACGTCGCGATCAGGCCAACCCGGTACCCGGATTCGAGGCTGGTCTCACGGCGACTCTGCGATGTCGAGTTCGCAGTCTATGCATCTGCCGATTATCTAGAGTCGGCTGCGCCAGGTGCTATTGCCGATGGCCGTTGGATCGGCCTTGTCGACAGCCTGGGGGTAACGCCGATTGGCAACTGGTTCGAAACGACCATTGATGCCGCCAATATATGCATGCGCTGCGACTCGTTTGTTGCCCTCCGAATTGCCGCGGAAGCAGGTATCGGACTCGCGCTATTGCCGAGCTTTCTGGGCGATGCATCTCAAACCCTGACCCGGCTGGAATTTCCAACTGCCGAACTGACCACGGGGTTGTGGATATTGACCCATCCCGACCTGGTGCGTTCGGCCCGCGTGCATGCATTTATCGATCACTTCAGCGAAGCGCTTGGCTCGCCCTGATCCGGGTAATCGCGATCCCGCTCAGAATCATACCCAGTGCGACAAAATGCTGCCAGCTCACGGGTTCGGAAAGTAACCATGCGCCGCTGAAAAATGCGACTACCGGAACCAGGTAGTTAATCGTTGACAGGAAAGTAGGGCCAGCGCGATCGATCACTGCAAACAAGATGATCGTGGCAAGGCCGGTCGGACCGATGCCAAGCCAGATAACGGCGATCATCGAATCCTGGCTGATGTTATTGTTTTCAGGTGCCAGCAACAGCCAGAACGGCAGAATGACGAGGCTTGCCATGATGAGTACACCGCAGGCGCCCACCATCGGACTGAAGCGCGGTAAACGCTTGATCAGAATTGCATTGACCGCGTAGCAGGTTGCCGCGGTGAAGATAGCAAGCGCGCTCCAGAATTCGCGACCCCCACCTTCGAACACGGGCCCGAGCAATACCACGATCCCAGTAATACCCAGAGTGAAGCCGATTAGCTTGTAGCGATTGAGGGTTTCACCTGCGACCAGGTAGTGCGCAAAAATCATTGTCATCAGCGGCATGATCGCCATGATCATACCGGCGATCCCCGAGTTAACCGTTTGCTGACCCCACGAGATCAGAAAGAACGGCAGGGCGTTACCGGCAATTGCCATCAGTAGAAATCCCCCCCATATCCGCAGATCCTTCGGAATGCTCTGCCCACGCGCATACACCACCAGGGCCAGCACCATCGCACCAAGCACAAGACGATAGAACACGATAGAAACCGGGTCGATTGTTCTGACCGATATCGCGATGATTAAAAACGAGGTCCCCCATAACGCGACCAGGCCCATCAGCAGCGCCCAGTTCAGCAGGATTGTTCTTGAATTCAAGGCCTAGTCTTGCAGCTGAGGCAAGCTTCGATACAGCTCGAGTGCTTCCGGATTGGCAAGCGAATGGATATTCTTGACCGGGCGGTCATGCACGACTTCGCGTACTGCGAGCTCGACGATCTTGCCCGACTTGGTGCGCGGGATCTCGGCCACCTGGACAATTTTGGCGGGCACGTGACGCGGTGTGCATTTCGTGCGCACGAGGCGACGGATACGGTCCTCTAGCGCCGCGTCGAGGTTAATCCCCGGCTGTAACACGACAAACAGCACCACGCGCACATCGTCCTGCCATTGTTGACCGATGACGATGCTCTCGACAACTTCATCGAGTTGCTCGACATGACGGTAAATTTCGGCGGTGCCAATGCGCACCCCGCCGGGATTCAGGGTCGCATCGGATCTGCCAAAAACGATAATGCCGTTGTGATCGGTCAGCATGACGTAGTCGCCGTGATGCCAGACATTGTCGAAGCGTGCGAAGTAGGCGTTGTGGTACTTTTCGCCACTTTCGTCAGCCCAGAAGTAAACCGGCTGGCTGGGAAAGGTCTGGGTACAGACCAGTTCACCTTTCTGATTGCGCACGGGGTTGCCGTCGTCATCGAAAACGTCGACTGCCAGACCGAGACCGCGACACTGGATTTCACCGCGGTAAACCGGCAGCAGCGGGCAGCTGATCACGAAACAGGATACGATATCGGTGCCGCCGGATACCGAGGCAAGGCAGACGTCCTGCTTGATGTTTTCGTAAACATAATCGAAGCTTTCCGGCGCGAGCACCGAACCGGTCGAGGCAATCGTGCGCAGAGCCGACAGGTCGAACTTATCCATTGGGCGCAGCTTCGCGTTTTTCATCGCATCGATGTACTTGGCCGAAGTACCAAATATGTTCAGGTCGATTTCCTCGGCATAACGCCACAGCACTTCACCATCCGGGTAGAACGGCGAACCATCGTAGAGTACCAGCGTGGCCTGACTTGCCAGCGCGCTGACCAGCCAGTTCCACATCATCCAGCCCAGCGTGGTGAAGTAAAACACGCGATCCCCCGGGTGAATATCACAGTGCAGCATCTGCTCTTTCAAATGCTGGATCAGCGTGCCGCCCACCTTGTGCGTGATGCACTTGGGCTTGCCGGTGGTACCCGACGAATAGAGTACGTAAAGTGGATCGTTGAAGTTGCACGCGACGAACTCGATCTGATCGACCGGATTGTCGATAATGTTTTTCCAGTCAACGGCTCCCACCTGGTTGCCGAACCCGGCAAGGTTGACCTGGATAAGCTGCTCTACGCTCGGTAACTGGGCGCAGATATTCCTGATCTTGTCGCTGATCTCATGCCGTTTGCCGTTATAAAAATACCCGTCGACGGTAAACAGGAAGCGGGGCTCGGTCTGGCCAAAACGATCAACCACGCTGTCTTCGCCAAAATCGGGCGAAGTCGACGTCCAGACGGCACCGAGGCTGGTTGCAGCAAGCATCGCGACCACGGTTTCGGGCATATTGGGCAAATACGCGGCGACGCGATCGCCGGCTTCAAGCCCGTTAGACTTAAGCCACGCAGCGACGCTGGCAACCTGGTCGTAGAGTTCCTGGTAGGTCAGCGAGTACTCGACCTGGTCTTCGGCGCGAAAGTAAATGGCGACGTCGCTATTCCTTTTGCGCAGCAGGTTTTCGGCAAAGTTGAGCGTTGCATCGGGAAACCATTGCGCTTTCTCGATGTTTTCACCGTCGACCAGGATGCGCTCGCCCTTGTCGCCGATAATTCCACAAAAATCCCAGGTTTCCGACCAGAACGCTTCCTTGTTTTCGATCGACCACTGGTAGAGCGCATCGTAGTCGTCAATCGCAAGGCCATGGTTCTGATTAATCTGCTCGATAAAGCGCGTCATGTTGGCCGCGTCGATGCTGGCCTGGCTGGGTTTCCACAGAAGATCGGATTCATTCATAATATTATTGTCGTCTCGCGGCTCTCGTATCGTCATCCCGCGGCTTGACCCGATACGTCGGACCGGCGGGATCCAGTTAACTCAGCGTATCCGAAGGACACACATTACACCAGACAACCAAAAATCAAAATATTGTCGACCTGCGGCCGGATTATAATACCGGGTCACGCGGTTACGCCGCGGGACGGCACGGTTATTTACCTTTCCACACCGGGTCACGCTTCTCGGCAAACGCCTTGAAACCCTCCATGTTGTCTTCGCTGCCGTAAAGGGTATCGACCGTTTCAAACTGCCGCTTGGTAATCCAGTTCATTGCCTCCTGAAACTTCATTGCCTCGGCTTCGCGCGCGACCTCCTTGATCGACGCAAATACCAGCGGCGGTCCCGCGGCGAGTTCAAACGCAATTTCCCAGACTCTATCCATTAAGTCATCCGCCGGCAGAACCTCGTTAACCAGGCCCCAGCGCAGTGCTTCGGCACTATCCATCCAGCGACCGCGGTACAGCATTTCCATCGCCACGTGGTAGGGAATGCGCCTGGGCAGTTTTATCGTCGCGGCGTCGGCCAGCGTTCCGGCCTTGATCTCGGGCAGTGCGAAGCTCGAATGCTCGGAGGCATAGATCAGGTCTGCCGACAGCATCAGCTCGAAACCGCCGCCGACCGCCATGCCGTTGACCGCGGCAATTACGGGCTTGTTGAGTCCGCGCAATTCCTGCAGGCCGGCGAAACCGCCAACGCCGTAATCACCGTCGACCGCGTCACCGTCGGCGGCCGCTTTCAGGTCCCAGCCCGCACAAAAGAATTTATCGCCTGCGGTCTGTATGATCGCGACACGCAGTTCCGGATTGTCACGAAACTCACGGAAGGTTTCACCCATCAAGCGACTGGTCTTAAGATCGATGGCGTTAGCCTTGGGTCGATCCAGCGTTACTTCGAGAATCCCGCCTTCGCTGCGGGTCGTGATGACATCAGACATTTATTTTTGCTCCTCTAGAACAATTAGTGCATCGGCCGCGAACACGCCATCGCCCTGCGCACCGATCAGTAACGGATTAACGTCAAGCTCGACCAGTACTTGCGAGTTCGAGATTGCGTATTGTTGAACGGCAAGGATAGCATCCACGGTAGCCGTAATGTCCGCAGCAGGTTTACCGCGAAATCCGTGGAGTAGAGGCGCCGACCTGAGGCCCGCCAGAGCATCTTCGATTTCGCTGTGCCGTGCCGGGATAATCAGGGTTTTACTGTCTTGCAAAAGCTCGACCAGGATGCCGCCACTGCCGACGGTCAACACGAGTCCGAATTGCTGGTCGCGCGTGACCCCGACAATGAGTTCGGCCAGGGCTGGCTTCATGGTTTCGAGGTACAGCTGGTGGCTGAGCTTCAACAATTCGCTGGCCGCATTGTTGACTGCTTCAGGCGATGACAGGTTCAGTCGTACGGCGTTGAACTCGGTTTTATGCGCGAGGCCCAGTGTCTTCAGGACGACCGGAAATCCCAGGGCCTCGGCCTTTTCGATTGCTTCAGCTACCGAGTTCACACGGCCACCTGGCGGTATCGGCAAGCCTGCTGCAAGCAGCGCCAGTTTGGCATCGGACTCGTCCAGGGTAACCTGGTTCGCGGAGACCGGGGGCAATTCGATCACCGGGTCAGCCAGTCCCTGTTTCCATGCGATACCGATGTCGGCCGCGATTTCGGTCGCCTGCAGTGCTTCATCGATACCGAAAAAACTGACGATGCCACGTTCGCTGAAGTCTTCGGTATATTCCTCGGGAATATTTTCAGGCATACCGACCACAAAGGCACCCCGGGCGTGGTTGGCGGTCAGTGCTGCTTCGAAGGCGTCGACCGCGATATGCCACTCCCAGTCTTCGCAGCGCGCGTGATGCGGGAAATCAAGGATCAGGTAATTCAGATCGAAACCTACAGCCGTCATGGCGCGATAGGTGGCCTCCATTACCTCCCGGTTTGCCCAGCTGTAGGTCTGGTAATCAAGCGGATTTGCTACCTTGACCAGCGGGCCCAGTGCGGCCTCGATCGGTGCTTTCTGGTCAGCGTCGAGGTCGGGAAAGTAAATCTTGTGGCGCTCGGCGGCATCGGCAATGATGCTTGCCTCGCCTCCGGAGCAACTCATCGACGATACCCGGTAACCCTCGAGCGGCCCATGCTGGTGCAGCAGCTTCAGCGTTTCCAGGAACACCGGGATTGAGTCTGCCTGGCCAAAGCCATTACGGCGTAAAAAATCGCGGGTAACTTCGTGCGAGCCAACCAGCGAAGCTGTATGCGACATCGCTGCTACCTGCGATTGTTCGCTCTTGCCGACTTTGAATATCACGATCGGCTTGTTTAACGCGCGCGACTTTTGCGCGAGCTGCTCCATGGTAGCGATCGAGTCAAATCCTTCGACGTACATGCCGAGCGCGGTGACGCGTGGATCGTCGAGTATCGTGAGCGCGATCCTGGATATTCCCACCACTGCCTGGTTGCCGACGGTAACAACGTAGGCCAGCGGCAGGCCCCGTTGCTGCATCGTGAAGTTGATTGCAATGTTGGAGGATTGGGCAATGATGGCAACGCCGGTTTTTCCCGCTTGCAGTCGTTTGCCACCCTGCTGATCGGGCCACAACAGGGCGCCGTCCGCGTAATTGATGAAGCCGTAACAGTTGGGACCGAGGATCGGCATGTCGCCGGCGGCCGCGATCAACGCTGACTGCAGCTCACCGCCGGTCCGGTCCGCTTCGAGGAAGCCGGAGGCGTAGCATACCGCACCGCCGCAGCCGCGCTCACGCAATGCCCGGACGACGTCGATGGTGCCATGACGGTTCACCCCGACAAAAGCCGCATCGGGATCACCTGGCAGGTCTTCTACCCGCTTGAATGCCGTTAATCCCCGGATTTTGGTTTTCTCAGGATGCACCGGCCAGATGTCACCGCTATAGCCCATCAATTGGCACTGTTCGACCACACGGCTCGCATGCAGGCCGCCGATAGCGACGATCGATTTAGGACGCAGCAAGCGCTCGAGGGTAGACATTAGCCCCCCAACGGGCGCAACAGGTCACGCGAAATGATATGGCGTTGAATCTCTGAAGTACCATCCCATATCCTTTCAACCCGCGCATCGCGCCAGAACCGCTCCAGCGGCAATTCATCCATCAGGCCCATGCCGCCGAAAATCTGGATTGCCTCGTCGGTGACGCGCGCCAGCATCTCGGTCGCGTAAAGCTTGGCACTCGCAATTTCGCGGTTGGCCTCTAGCCCCTCGTCGAGACGCCAGGCA
This genomic window contains:
- a CDS encoding acetate--CoA ligase family protein, which gives rise to MSTLERLLRPKSIVAIGGLHASRVVEQCQLMGYSGDIWPVHPEKTKIRGLTAFKRVEDLPGDPDAAFVGVNRHGTIDVVRALRERGCGGAVCYASGFLEADRTGGELQSALIAAAGDMPILGPNCYGFINYADGALLWPDQQGGKRLQAGKTGVAIIAQSSNIAINFTMQQRGLPLAYVVTVGNQAVVGISRIALTILDDPRVTALGMYVEGFDSIATMEQLAQKSRALNKPIVIFKVGKSEQSQVAAMSHTASLVGSHEVTRDFLRRNGFGQADSIPVFLETLKLLHQHGPLEGYRVSSMSCSGGEASIIADAAERHKIYFPDLDADQKAPIEAALGPLVKVANPLDYQTYSWANREVMEATYRAMTAVGFDLNYLILDFPHHARCEDWEWHIAVDAFEAALTANHARGAFVVGMPENIPEEYTEDFSERGIVSFFGIDEALQATEIAADIGIAWKQGLADPVIELPPVSANQVTLDESDAKLALLAAGLPIPPGGRVNSVAEAIEKAEALGFPVVLKTLGLAHKTEFNAVRLNLSSPEAVNNAASELLKLSHQLYLETMKPALAELIVGVTRDQQFGLVLTVGSGGILVELLQDSKTLIIPARHSEIEDALAGLRSAPLLHGFRGKPAADITATVDAILAVQQYAISNSQVLVELDVNPLLIGAQGDGVFAADALIVLEEQK